One region of Turicibacter bilis genomic DNA includes:
- a CDS encoding AAA domain-containing protein translates to MDKKVKQLFEYLLALRHLTSQPIRELKQYEKSWMLDELPLGDGCFLGGDGVDADAYLEVHQQVFKNDYPMFDHKLGRIFELLQFDYTKDGSVICSGVELEEIMNQNWEQLQKKVSHVHQGKIELTQWERFLIQHSEMFIEVNEALDKMKDLPLHMKYCLKMYETWIEEWKEWALNQKRKRQIQKMYDYFFQLRQMMKSEEQSLEIMMGIGVLSYQLKYPIHHPMLVMKLELDFDAERGVAKLLPSTRGYQLDLEVLAGVEFANQQEIMQLKEAVSGSMISPFDIEESEGILRQLIHYMHPNGLYLGKDEVEPVSKFPMVKQQSVIFIRKRSEALLKEDLQSTIEYLEEGGRIPKTIQAIIDVDGLRQSQDELKDWVGIGEQLLFPLPANEEQKDIARRLANNVAVTVQGPPGTGKSHTIVNLIAHLLAHGKRVLVTSEKDKALRVLIDKLPEEIQSLCVSFLGGDRQSLAQIEQSIRMISEGLATYDTKLLDKEIQVLSRQLDMVRRQMSITKNNIVRFKELDSKGQVWKDKICQPYEMAQLVAEQVDRFGWVKDKVSMDAVSPLTEDQFVTLWELKGMLPAQHKDLAQLKLPALSRLMSVEEYRKLLSEEQCYSTRIQELKLMPKLYEFEENRTFIDELGRQLEPLCQKLEKLQDPLEQRILEECLLNEERSLIWETVFNRLKDIIMKVNEIEVLIVNDVVECDYYDHPKYESIITSLKERLQAGKGIGGLYLTFNSDIRAFYENTRINGQKLSTLDDLNRIESQRQKLELLAKFAKIWNKNMAPNGGEFIDGNESQVLFAHNQKMKQFSIIMECLEEIQQLNDFLSPIVQGYKKIGYENLSDLKALSYSIELTQNKIRQKGWQEVYQVLLSKYKPLLIGEQLHSVGQELYNALVNKDLELFAEILGKIQSLNQIKEQYQIFYGLLHELKVAMPLFANELVNTIGMVEPMPGSLAEIFDYAKLTTFLDSLEDWKNGELELKMQMLEKEEISLIKQLIFKMTWKNQLDRVTPEEDRALQTWMQKMNRIGKGTGRQAQKFRREARVEMEKCQSAIPVWIMPVKEAIENFKVNPDLFDVVIIDESSQCNVLSLPILMRGKKVVIVGDDQQISPMMPGISEASVKDLMSRYLYNIENGNSYDFQTSLYDIACRVFSSKGKLMLKEHFRCVPEIIGFSNELAYHNEMIPLKLPVLSEQFNPAVMAIYVEDGARDEKKTNLNEAKRIVSDIKACVENPIYDGKSMGVISLLGAEQAKLIQKLLLDAVGEKVMVERQIICGDAYSFQGDERDVMFLSLVIAPNMRYNALNKKMYTQRFNVAASRAKCQMRLYHSVSISELSAEDLRYELLAYCQNPKPMYELISHECETLLERDVMKAIESRGYVVKSKVSIGKYQMDLVVEGERQRLAIECDGDTFYGVEKIEQDLERQGVLERAGWHFIHIRGSIFYRNQELALQPVFEKLKELGIEGEKNLS, encoded by the coding sequence TTGGACAAGAAGGTAAAGCAGTTATTTGAATATCTATTAGCACTCCGCCATTTAACAAGTCAACCGATTCGTGAGTTGAAGCAGTATGAAAAGTCTTGGATGCTAGATGAGTTGCCACTTGGGGATGGATGTTTTTTAGGAGGAGATGGTGTTGATGCAGACGCTTATCTTGAGGTGCACCAACAAGTCTTTAAAAATGATTATCCAATGTTTGATCATAAATTAGGGAGAATTTTTGAATTATTACAATTTGACTATACTAAGGATGGAAGTGTGATTTGCTCGGGTGTTGAATTAGAAGAAATTATGAATCAAAACTGGGAACAGCTTCAAAAAAAGGTGAGTCATGTTCATCAGGGGAAGATCGAGTTAACCCAATGGGAAAGATTTTTAATCCAACATTCTGAGATGTTTATTGAGGTTAATGAAGCGCTCGACAAAATGAAAGATTTACCCCTTCATATGAAGTATTGTTTAAAGATGTATGAGACGTGGATTGAAGAGTGGAAAGAATGGGCTCTTAATCAAAAGCGTAAACGCCAGATTCAAAAAATGTATGATTACTTTTTCCAACTGAGACAGATGATGAAATCAGAAGAGCAATCTCTTGAAATTATGATGGGAATTGGTGTGTTATCTTATCAATTAAAATATCCAATTCATCACCCGATGCTCGTTATGAAATTGGAGTTAGATTTTGATGCCGAAAGAGGTGTGGCGAAGTTATTGCCGAGCACGAGAGGATATCAATTAGATTTAGAAGTTTTAGCCGGTGTTGAGTTTGCGAATCAGCAGGAAATCATGCAACTGAAGGAAGCTGTGTCTGGATCGATGATCTCTCCGTTTGATATTGAGGAGTCGGAGGGAATTTTACGTCAATTGATTCATTATATGCATCCAAATGGATTGTATTTAGGAAAAGATGAGGTAGAACCTGTTAGTAAGTTTCCAATGGTTAAGCAACAGAGTGTGATTTTCATTCGAAAGCGTTCAGAAGCCTTATTAAAAGAGGATTTACAGTCGACGATTGAGTATCTTGAAGAAGGTGGAAGAATTCCAAAAACGATTCAAGCAATTATTGATGTAGATGGATTGAGGCAATCACAGGATGAATTAAAGGATTGGGTAGGCATTGGAGAACAATTATTATTTCCACTTCCTGCGAATGAAGAGCAAAAGGATATTGCTAGACGTTTAGCAAATAATGTTGCTGTAACAGTACAAGGCCCTCCAGGAACCGGGAAAAGTCATACGATTGTTAATTTGATTGCTCATTTATTAGCGCATGGAAAGCGTGTATTGGTGACAAGTGAGAAAGATAAGGCATTACGTGTGTTAATTGATAAGTTACCGGAAGAAATTCAATCGTTGTGTGTGTCGTTTTTAGGTGGAGATCGTCAATCACTTGCGCAGATTGAGCAATCAATTCGAATGATTTCTGAAGGATTAGCGACCTATGATACAAAGCTTTTAGATAAAGAGATTCAAGTGTTGAGTCGCCAGTTAGATATGGTACGACGCCAGATGAGTATTACAAAGAATAATATTGTTCGTTTCAAGGAATTAGATTCAAAAGGTCAAGTTTGGAAGGATAAGATTTGTCAACCTTATGAGATGGCGCAATTAGTGGCAGAACAGGTGGACCGATTTGGCTGGGTTAAGGATAAAGTCTCAATGGATGCAGTGTCTCCACTAACTGAAGATCAGTTTGTGACGTTGTGGGAGTTAAAAGGGATGCTTCCTGCACAGCATAAAGATTTAGCTCAATTAAAGTTACCAGCGTTAAGTCGTTTAATGAGCGTTGAGGAGTATCGCAAGTTATTAAGTGAAGAGCAGTGTTACTCGACGCGAATTCAAGAGCTTAAGTTGATGCCAAAGCTATACGAGTTTGAAGAGAATCGTACGTTTATTGATGAACTTGGACGTCAACTAGAACCATTATGTCAAAAGCTTGAGAAGCTACAAGATCCACTGGAACAACGGATACTTGAAGAATGCTTGTTAAATGAAGAACGATCATTGATTTGGGAGACTGTCTTTAATCGTCTAAAAGATATCATTATGAAAGTCAATGAAATAGAAGTATTGATTGTTAATGATGTGGTTGAGTGTGATTACTATGATCATCCAAAGTATGAAAGTATCATTACTTCTTTGAAAGAACGTCTTCAAGCGGGTAAAGGGATTGGAGGACTTTATTTAACATTTAATTCTGATATTCGTGCCTTTTATGAAAATACGCGTATTAATGGTCAAAAACTTTCAACGTTAGATGATTTAAATCGCATTGAATCCCAAAGACAAAAGCTCGAATTGTTAGCTAAGTTTGCAAAGATTTGGAATAAGAATATGGCACCTAATGGTGGTGAGTTTATTGATGGTAATGAAAGTCAGGTATTGTTTGCTCATAATCAAAAGATGAAGCAATTTAGTATTATTATGGAATGCCTTGAAGAAATTCAGCAATTAAATGACTTTTTATCACCAATTGTTCAAGGGTATAAAAAAATTGGTTATGAAAATTTATCTGATTTAAAGGCGTTATCTTATTCGATTGAATTGACGCAAAATAAAATAAGACAAAAAGGGTGGCAAGAGGTTTATCAAGTTCTTTTAAGTAAATATAAGCCACTACTTATCGGTGAACAACTTCATTCAGTTGGTCAGGAGCTTTATAATGCTTTAGTGAATAAAGATTTAGAGTTATTTGCTGAAATATTAGGGAAAATCCAGTCATTAAATCAGATTAAAGAGCAATATCAAATCTTTTATGGATTGCTGCATGAACTAAAGGTGGCGATGCCGTTATTTGCGAATGAGTTAGTGAATACAATCGGTATGGTGGAGCCGATGCCTGGAAGTTTGGCTGAGATTTTTGATTATGCGAAGTTAACGACGTTTTTAGATTCACTTGAAGATTGGAAAAATGGTGAGCTTGAGTTAAAGATGCAAATGCTTGAAAAAGAAGAAATCTCATTGATTAAGCAATTAATTTTCAAAATGACGTGGAAGAATCAGTTAGATCGTGTGACGCCTGAAGAGGACCGTGCGCTTCAAACATGGATGCAGAAGATGAATCGAATTGGAAAAGGAACGGGACGACAGGCGCAGAAGTTTAGACGTGAGGCTCGTGTTGAGATGGAGAAGTGCCAAAGTGCGATTCCAGTTTGGATTATGCCGGTCAAAGAGGCCATTGAGAATTTTAAGGTGAATCCTGATTTATTTGATGTGGTTATTATTGATGAAAGTAGTCAGTGTAATGTGTTAAGTTTACCGATTTTAATGCGTGGAAAAAAGGTGGTTATTGTTGGAGATGATCAGCAGATTAGTCCAATGATGCCGGGGATTTCTGAGGCGTCAGTTAAAGATTTGATGAGTCGATATTTGTATAATATTGAAAATGGGAATTCATATGATTTCCAAACGTCTCTTTATGATATTGCTTGCCGCGTCTTTTCGAGTAAAGGAAAGCTCATGTTAAAGGAACATTTCCGTTGTGTACCTGAAATTATCGGATTCTCAAATGAGTTAGCTTATCATAATGAAATGATTCCGCTTAAATTACCCGTTTTATCTGAACAGTTTAATCCTGCTGTGATGGCAATTTATGTTGAAGATGGTGCTCGAGATGAGAAGAAGACGAATTTAAATGAGGCGAAGCGAATTGTTTCTGATATTAAAGCTTGTGTTGAAAATCCAATATATGATGGAAAAAGCATGGGTGTGATTTCTTTACTTGGTGCTGAGCAAGCGAAGTTAATTCAGAAACTCTTATTAGATGCGGTTGGGGAGAAGGTCATGGTTGAGCGTCAGATTATTTGTGGCGATGCTTATTCGTTCCAAGGAGATGAGCGTGATGTGATGTTCTTATCCTTAGTTATCGCACCTAATATGCGTTACAATGCATTAAATAAGAAGATGTACACGCAACGTTTTAATGTTGCAGCTAGTCGCGCGAAGTGTCAGATGCGTCTATATCATTCGGTTTCTATTAGCGAGTTATCAGCGGAAGATTTACGTTATGAATTATTAGCTTATTGTCAAAATCCAAAACCGATGTATGAGTTAATAAGTCATGAGTGTGAAACGTTGCTAGAACGTGATGTGATGAAAGCTATTGAATCTCGTGGTTATGTTGTGAAGTCGAAGGTGTCCATTGGAAAGTATCAAATGGATTTAGTGGTTGAAGGAGAGCGTCAACGTTTAGCGATTGAATGTGACGGTGATACGTTCTATGGTGTTGAAAAGATTGAACAAGATCTTGAGCGTCAAGGCGTGCTTGAACGTGCTGGATGGCATTTTATCCATATTCGTGGAAGTATCTTTTATCGAAATCAAGAACTTGCACTTCAACCTGTTTTTGAAAAACTTAAAGAGCTCGGAATTGAAGGTGAAAAAAATCTATCGTAA
- a CDS encoding CoA-disulfide reductase has protein sequence MKVIIVGGVAAGMSAAAKLKRANKEAQITVYEKSRHVSFGACGLPYFVGNFFEDSQKMIARTVEQFNASGITVNIEHEVLNVDTDNKCITVKNLLTGETFTDTYDKLMIATGASAIIPPIKNVDLKHVYTLKSMEDGEALKHAMQNEALKRVAIVGAGFIGLEVVEAAKQYGKEVHVFQLNDRVLVDTFDKEITDLLEEELRAHDVHLHLSQTVTELVGDEAVTQIKTNDETFDVDIVVLTAGVRPNTSFLKGTGIEMLRNGALVIDHEGRTSIEDIYAAGDCASINHILKSEPAYIPLATVANKMGRIIGENLAGAHHTFNGSLASACLKVMNLEAGRTGLSEQEAINLGINYKTVFITDMNQTSYYPGQSKINVKLIYNADTKVILGGQIVGRKDAVQRVNVLATAIFAGLTTDQLAMLDLCYAPPFARTWDVLNIAGSVAK, from the coding sequence ATGAAAGTCATTATTGTAGGTGGTGTTGCTGCAGGAATGAGTGCAGCAGCTAAATTAAAACGTGCTAATAAAGAAGCACAAATCACAGTATATGAAAAGTCTAGACATGTTTCTTTTGGTGCATGTGGTTTACCGTATTTTGTTGGAAACTTCTTTGAAGATTCACAAAAGATGATTGCTAGAACGGTTGAACAATTTAATGCATCTGGAATTACAGTTAATATTGAACATGAAGTACTTAATGTGGATACCGATAATAAATGTATCACGGTTAAAAATTTATTAACTGGTGAGACATTCACAGATACATATGATAAGTTAATGATTGCTACTGGTGCTAGTGCCATTATTCCTCCAATCAAAAATGTCGATTTAAAACATGTGTATACGTTAAAGAGCATGGAGGATGGAGAAGCTTTAAAACATGCTATGCAAAATGAGGCATTAAAACGTGTAGCAATTGTTGGAGCGGGGTTTATTGGATTAGAAGTAGTCGAAGCTGCTAAACAATACGGAAAAGAGGTTCATGTTTTCCAATTAAATGATCGTGTTTTAGTGGATACATTTGATAAAGAAATTACAGATTTATTAGAAGAAGAGTTACGTGCACATGATGTTCACTTACATTTATCACAAACGGTTACTGAGTTAGTCGGAGATGAGGCAGTCACTCAAATTAAAACAAATGATGAAACATTTGACGTTGATATTGTTGTTTTAACGGCTGGTGTTCGTCCAAATACTAGCTTCTTAAAAGGTACTGGAATTGAGATGTTACGTAATGGTGCTTTAGTCATTGATCATGAAGGTCGTACTTCTATTGAAGATATTTATGCTGCGGGTGATTGTGCAAGTATTAATCATATTTTAAAATCTGAACCTGCATATATTCCTTTAGCCACTGTCGCAAATAAGATGGGACGTATTATTGGTGAAAACTTAGCAGGTGCTCATCATACGTTCAACGGATCTTTAGCTTCAGCTTGTTTAAAAGTTATGAATTTAGAGGCTGGGCGTACAGGATTATCTGAACAAGAAGCGATTAATCTAGGAATTAATTATAAAACTGTATTCATTACAGATATGAATCAAACGTCTTATTATCCAGGGCAATCAAAAATTAATGTTAAATTAATTTATAATGCTGACACAAAAGTTATCTTAGGTGGACAAATTGTTGGGCGTAAAGATGCTGTTCAACGTGTTAACGTTTTAGCTACAGCTATTTTTGCTGGTTTAACCACTGATCAATTAGCGATGTTAGATTTATGCTATGCACCACCATTCGCAAGAACATGGGATGTTTTAAATATTGCAGGTAGCGTGGCAAAATAA
- a CDS encoding DUF4825 domain-containing protein — MKKLIMFSILTLLGLVGCEKATPVTSMTELLNYKDSYVGDNSAVGNIIGRLPAHEYLDSFELQTSQEPYEITINYKLFDEATVELEDGSTSKASLNEILQGNSMTILSLVKNAEIINFKVGDQDTVTFDRATLVDNYGKLLESISEECYLCKIL; from the coding sequence ATGAAGAAGTTAATTATGTTTTCGATTTTAACTTTATTAGGTCTTGTAGGTTGTGAAAAAGCTACTCCTGTTACTTCTATGACTGAATTATTAAATTATAAAGATTCTTATGTGGGTGATAATTCTGCTGTCGGTAATATTATCGGAAGATTACCAGCTCATGAGTACTTAGATAGTTTTGAATTACAAACAAGTCAGGAACCTTATGAGATTACGATTAATTACAAACTATTTGATGAGGCGACGGTTGAGTTAGAAGACGGTTCAACATCAAAAGCTTCCTTAAATGAGATTTTACAAGGTAACTCGATGACTATATTATCGCTTGTTAAAAATGCAGAGATTATCAATTTCAAGGTTGGAGATCAGGACACTGTAACTTTTGATAGGGCTACATTAGTCGATAACTATGGCAAGCTTTTAGAAAGTATCTCAGAAGAGTGTTATCTTTGCAAAATTTTATAA
- a CDS encoding phosphatase PAP2 family protein: MELDILRFIQSFHTPFLDQLFEMITILGESSLIISIILGIYWCIDKTSGEYVAYSLFSSLMLNNTVKNIVKAKRPIGEEGIRSLRVHTATGYSFPSGHSQAAASTYGALYLLLKKYKYSIFFILIIILVGLSRLYLGVHYPKDVVGGIIIGSLMSYITYRLFVKVENRKLLYLLTLLVFLPAIFNSSSDFARSIGGYSGFVLGIWFEMRYVNFQLSRSVFRRTMCFIIGISSLLSIKMLFSCFMVETDYAKFISNMIISFYGFGLYPYLFNKVSLRSRIN, from the coding sequence ATGGAACTAGATATTCTAAGATTCATTCAGAGTTTTCACACACCATTTTTAGATCAATTATTTGAAATGATAACGATACTTGGTGAAAGTTCACTAATTATCTCTATAATTTTAGGAATATATTGGTGTATTGATAAAACAAGTGGAGAGTATGTTGCTTACTCCTTGTTTAGTAGCTTAATGCTGAATAATACAGTCAAAAATATTGTAAAAGCTAAAAGACCAATTGGTGAAGAAGGGATTCGCTCACTTAGAGTTCATACCGCAACAGGATACTCATTTCCAAGTGGTCATTCTCAAGCAGCAGCCTCAACTTACGGAGCACTATATCTTTTATTAAAAAAATATAAGTATTCTATTTTTTTTATCTTAATTATTATATTAGTTGGATTATCTCGACTATATTTAGGAGTACATTATCCAAAAGATGTTGTAGGTGGGATAATTATTGGTAGCTTAATGAGCTATATTACATATAGATTGTTTGTGAAAGTAGAAAATAGAAAATTACTATATTTATTAACGTTATTGGTATTCTTACCTGCTATCTTTAATTCATCTAGTGATTTTGCTAGATCAATAGGAGGATATAGTGGCTTCGTATTGGGGATATGGTTTGAAATGAGGTATGTCAATTTTCAGCTGAGTAGAAGTGTTTTTAGGCGAACCATGTGCTTTATAATAGGAATTAGCTCCCTTCTTAGCATAAAAATGTTATTTAGCTGTTTTATGGTGGAAACTGATTATGCAAAATTTATAAGCAATATGATTATTTCGTTTTATGGTTTTGGTCTGTATCCATATTTGTTTAATAAGGTTAGCCTAAGGAGTAGAATCAATTAA
- a CDS encoding rhodanese-like domain-containing protein: MKSVHINDIKSNLNSINLIDIRESIEFLSLPKLAQATHIPMSELLQAPEDFLNKEISYYLICRSGARTFRVTEYLEHLGYDVINVEGGMLEYYSK, translated from the coding sequence ATGAAATCAGTCCATATTAATGATATAAAATCAAATTTAAATTCAATTAACTTAATTGATATTCGAGAAAGTATAGAGTTCTTATCGCTGCCTAAATTAGCACAAGCTACACATATTCCAATGTCTGAATTACTTCAAGCTCCAGAAGATTTTTTAAATAAAGAAATATCGTATTATTTAATCTGTCGATCGGGGGCCCGTACTTTTCGAGTAACAGAATATCTTGAACATCTAGGTTATGATGTTATTAATGTTGAAGGTGGCATGCTTGAATACTATAGTAAATAA
- the tnpA gene encoding IS200/IS605 family transposase codes for MKDNNSLAHTTWNCKYHIVFAPKYRRQAIYGKYKASIGQIIRELCQRKGVEIIEANACRDHIHMLVSIPPKLSVSAFMGYLKGKSSLMIFDRHAHLKYRYGNRKFWCRGYYVDTVGRNRKKIEQYIRDQLREDYLADQLTLFEEYDPFTGQKNPKKK; via the coding sequence ATGAAGGACAACAACAGTTTAGCACATACGACTTGGAATTGTAAATACCATATTGTGTTTGCGCCGAAATATAGAAGACAAGCTATTTATGGAAAATATAAAGCAAGTATTGGACAAATCATTAGAGAACTCTGTCAAAGAAAAGGGGTAGAAATTATTGAAGCAAATGCATGTCGAGATCATATTCATATGTTAGTCAGTATTCCTCCAAAACTAAGTGTATCCGCATTTATGGGCTATTTAAAGGGAAAAAGTAGCTTAATGATTTTTGATAGACATGCGCATTTAAAGTATAGGTATGGGAATCGAAAATTTTGGTGTCGAGGATACTATGTAGATACAGTAGGAAGGAATAGAAAGAAGATAGAACAATACATCAGAGATCAACTTCGAGAAGATTATCTAGCAGATCAGCTAACCTTATTTGAAGAATATGATCCATTTACAGGACAAAAAAATCCAAAGAAAAAATAA
- a CDS encoding cold-shock protein has protein sequence MAIGTVKWFNADKGYGFITVDNGDEVFVHFSEIQGEGFKTLEEGQKVEFEVTQGNRGPQASNVQKL, from the coding sequence ATGGCAATAGGAACAGTAAAATGGTTTAATGCTGACAAAGGTTACGGATTCATTACAGTAGATAATGGTGATGAAGTATTTGTACATTTCTCAGAAATTCAAGGAGAAGGATTTAAGACACTAGAAGAAGGACAAAAAGTAGAATTTGAAGTAACACAAGGTAATCGTGGTCCTCAAGCTTCAAATGTTCAAAAATTATAG
- a CDS encoding THUMP domain-containing class I SAM-dependent RNA methyltransferase, with protein MDYQLIATTTFGIEAVTAKELRQLGYEDLKLENGKVHFEGDEMDIAITNTWLRTADRVLIKVAEFEATTFEDLFNQTEAIDWSQYIPVNGKMHVVGKSIKSTLHSVPDCQAIVKKAVVKSMQRAYNQDWFTEDGPVYKIEVALLKDVVTLTIDTTGPGLHKRGYREFAGEAPLKETLAASLILLSRWKPERLLVDPFCGSGTILIEAALIGNNIAPGLNRNFVCEEWPSMDKEIFEQVRDSARKAIKNNSLRMFGYDIDPQVLRTARQNAEKAGVAKSIEFHQLDFHKFSSNYKYAYMITNPPYGERIGEEDEVFKLNKKLGMMKRKLSTWDFNILTSFSKFEKAFGREADKNRKLYNGRILTRYYQYFDNNLKQKYGVVMAQTETTTEE; from the coding sequence ATGGATTATCAATTAATTGCAACGACCACATTTGGAATCGAAGCTGTTACAGCAAAAGAATTAAGACAACTAGGATATGAAGACTTAAAATTAGAAAATGGTAAAGTTCATTTCGAAGGAGACGAAATGGATATCGCAATTACTAATACATGGTTACGTACTGCTGATCGTGTCTTAATCAAAGTAGCAGAATTTGAAGCAACAACATTCGAAGACTTATTCAATCAAACAGAAGCGATTGATTGGAGTCAATATATCCCGGTGAACGGAAAAATGCACGTTGTTGGGAAATCAATTAAATCAACATTACATAGTGTACCAGATTGTCAGGCTATCGTTAAAAAAGCAGTTGTAAAAAGCATGCAACGTGCTTATAACCAAGATTGGTTCACAGAAGATGGACCAGTTTATAAAATTGAAGTAGCTTTATTAAAAGATGTAGTTACTTTAACAATTGATACAACAGGACCAGGATTACATAAACGTGGATACCGTGAATTTGCTGGTGAAGCACCATTAAAAGAAACATTAGCAGCTTCATTAATTTTATTATCTCGTTGGAAACCAGAACGTTTATTAGTTGACCCATTCTGTGGTTCAGGAACAATCTTAATCGAAGCGGCATTAATCGGAAACAACATTGCACCAGGATTAAATCGTAACTTCGTTTGTGAAGAGTGGCCTTCAATGGATAAAGAAATCTTTGAACAAGTACGTGACAGTGCACGTAAGGCAATCAAAAACAACTCATTACGCATGTTCGGATACGATATCGATCCTCAAGTTTTACGTACAGCGCGTCAAAATGCTGAAAAGGCAGGAGTAGCAAAATCAATTGAATTCCATCAATTAGATTTCCATAAATTCTCTTCAAACTATAAGTATGCCTACATGATTACAAATCCACCATATGGTGAGCGTATCGGAGAAGAAGATGAAGTCTTCAAATTAAACAAAAAATTAGGAATGATGAAACGTAAATTATCAACATGGGATTTTAATATCTTAACTTCATTCTCTAAATTTGAAAAAGCATTTGGTCGTGAAGCAGATAAAAACCGTAAATTATACAATGGACGTATCTTAACACGCTACTACCAATACTTTGATAATAATTTAAAACAAAAATATGGAGTAGTAATGGCTCAAACAGAGACAACAACAGAAGAATAA
- a CDS encoding MFS transporter: MKQKSLRKFLFFNFLIMAVFNFAHPVTPRLINELELPSYMFGLFFALMSIGSYIFSPIWGSLSDYKGRKRFLMIGVLGYGTAQLGFGLSQSAALISAFRVLGGVLSVSYIAVVMACISDLSSPENRAKSLAYLAATTAMGSAVGSNIGGWLGATNYKYSFIVQFAACIAITVALFFLTNETLEKKKEGKAVLALNHLKLKKSSLDFKSILGALILTVAFMNITTTSYNSTIGYFVESDLKLPTQLNGLILSIVPICAVLVNFLVNPRLAAKYDELKTLIVVIALTGGSLFIWAYSSNLIVMGIFLVIFFIVMPLAQPIYQSMISKHAKDNAGEIMGIQNSARSVGMVIGSLMAGFLYDFGSKLPFLVGSVMALIACLILILQYRREKKTSA, translated from the coding sequence ATGAAACAAAAGTCTTTAAGAAAGTTCTTATTTTTTAACTTTTTAATTATGGCGGTTTTCAATTTCGCACATCCTGTGACACCTCGTTTAATTAATGAATTAGAATTACCGTCATATATGTTTGGTTTATTTTTTGCATTAATGTCAATTGGGAGTTATATCTTTTCACCTATTTGGGGAAGTCTATCTGATTACAAAGGACGTAAACGATTTTTAATGATTGGTGTTCTCGGATACGGAACAGCTCAACTTGGTTTTGGTTTAAGTCAAAGTGCAGCTCTTATTTCAGCCTTCAGGGTACTAGGTGGAGTTTTAAGTGTGAGTTATATTGCCGTTGTGATGGCGTGTATTAGTGATTTGTCATCACCTGAAAATCGTGCCAAATCATTAGCCTACTTAGCTGCAACGACAGCGATGGGATCAGCCGTTGGTTCTAATATCGGAGGTTGGCTTGGAGCCACTAATTATAAATATAGCTTTATCGTTCAATTTGCTGCCTGTATTGCTATAACCGTTGCTTTGTTCTTCTTGACTAATGAAACATTAGAAAAGAAAAAAGAAGGAAAAGCAGTATTAGCATTAAATCACTTAAAATTAAAAAAATCGAGTCTTGATTTTAAATCTATATTGGGTGCTCTTATTTTAACAGTAGCATTCATGAATATTACAACAACGTCTTATAATTCAACTATTGGATACTTCGTTGAATCAGATTTAAAATTACCAACACAATTAAATGGTTTAATTTTAAGCATTGTTCCAATTTGTGCTGTTTTAGTTAATTTCTTGGTTAATCCTCGTTTAGCAGCGAAGTACGATGAGCTAAAAACGTTAATCGTTGTAATTGCCCTTACCGGAGGATCTTTGTTCATTTGGGCGTATAGCTCAAATCTAATTGTGATGGGAATCTTCTTAGTTATTTTCTTTATTGTAATGCCGCTTGCTCAGCCAATTTATCAAAGTATGATTTCAAAGCATGCGAAAGATAATGCGGGAGAAATTATGGGGATTCAAAACTCGGCGCGTTCAGTCGGAATGGTCATTGGTTCATTAATGGCTGGGTTCTTATATGATTTTGGTAGTAAACTTCCATTCTTAGTTGGGAGTGTTATGGCTTTAATCGCTTGCCTTATCTTAATCTTACAATATCGTCGAGAGAAAAAAACATCAGCTTAG